The following coding sequences lie in one Fimbriimonadaceae bacterium genomic window:
- a CDS encoding prepilin-type N-terminal cleavage/methylation domain-containing protein, translating into MKRTRHIGFTLIELLVVIAIIAILAAILFPVFARAKEAALVTRAIAQMRQLSMGVMMYANDYDDYFVPCSLRTTDPSVDPILWPSLTNPYVKNEQLFVAPGSDGTFASNWANRRNQSIGYNEATSYDPLGCVQGAGGPGCEGFTSAANFSQADESSRVALFATTPNKTTGNYRGYTFNPYNGPTHPSDPLKGLPLISDRDLIVELTALTPAQLKPIYCRYQRTGKDDGRSPMIFADGHTKTYSAAHMNSFESGVIFRFR; encoded by the coding sequence ATGAAGAGAACACGTCATATCGGCTTTACGCTCATAGAGTTGCTTGTCGTCATCGCGATCATCGCCATCCTTGCTGCGATCCTCTTTCCCGTGTTTGCACGAGCCAAGGAAGCCGCGCTTGTAACCCGAGCCATCGCTCAAATGCGACAACTCTCGATGGGCGTCATGATGTATGCGAACGACTATGACGATTATTTTGTGCCGTGCTCTCTAAGAACCACAGACCCTTCTGTCGATCCCATTCTTTGGCCCTCGCTTACCAACCCCTACGTGAAAAACGAACAGCTCTTTGTAGCCCCGGGATCGGACGGAACCTTCGCCAGCAACTGGGCTAACCGCCGAAACCAATCGATTGGATATAACGAGGCGACATCGTATGATCCCCTCGGCTGTGTGCAAGGTGCAGGTGGGCCAGGCTGTGAAGGCTTCACTTCAGCAGCTAACTTCTCGCAGGCTGACGAAAGCTCCCGAGTAGCTTTGTTCGCCACAACTCCGAACAAAACAACCGGCAACTACCGTGGCTATACTTTCAACCCTTACAATGGGCCAACGCATCCGAGTGATCCGCTAAAAGGGTTGCCGCTGATTTCCGACCGTGACCTGATCGTTGAGCTTACTGCTCTTACTCCAGCGCAGCTCAAGCCTATCTATTGCCGGTATCAGCGTACGGGCAAGGACGACGGGCGAAGCCCAATGATCTTTGCGGACGGCCACACGAAGACATACTCGGCTGCTCACATGAACAGCTTTGAATCAGGCGTTATTTTCCGCTTCCGCTAA
- a CDS encoding ABC transporter permease — MTDIPGNGTETWIGMFKRKSDVLEVIGEKSLLFGIGGIIALLIGMLFYYYQREGGTMIGFAWVMMIAGVAGILYGAYTALQARKVTGIRITCVYDECKAKNEFTEFPTEDFRCVKCNRLVPVLDGKVLPVEQVRCGYCNTLNYYSEKNDLLVCESCDREIPLSTGAQQRHVARAYAITDDERLYELVLVAQGNKTEEVIATLQTMLALNRNQVKNILEDLPAVLLTGIPRKKAELLSAQLAIHDAAAEFHPLS, encoded by the coding sequence ATGACGGATATTCCCGGCAACGGCACGGAGACTTGGATCGGTATGTTCAAAAGAAAGTCGGACGTTTTGGAAGTGATCGGCGAGAAATCGTTGCTCTTTGGCATCGGCGGGATCATTGCCCTGCTCATCGGCATGCTTTTCTACTACTATCAGCGCGAGGGCGGCACAATGATCGGCTTTGCCTGGGTGATGATGATCGCCGGAGTTGCTGGAATCTTATATGGAGCTTACACTGCTCTCCAGGCTCGCAAGGTCACGGGAATTAGAATCACCTGCGTCTACGATGAATGCAAAGCGAAGAACGAATTCACTGAGTTCCCCACCGAAGACTTTCGATGTGTAAAGTGCAACCGACTGGTCCCTGTTCTCGACGGCAAAGTCCTGCCTGTAGAGCAAGTACGGTGCGGTTATTGCAACACGCTCAACTACTATAGCGAGAAGAACGACCTGCTTGTTTGCGAGAGTTGCGACCGTGAGATTCCCCTTTCCACGGGAGCTCAGCAGCGTCACGTTGCCCGCGCGTACGCCATCACCGACGACGAGCGGCTCTACGAGTTGGTTTTAGTTGCTCAAGGCAACAAGACGGAAGAGGTCATAGCGACCCTGCAAACGATGTTGGCCCTCAACCGAAATCAGGTGAAGAACATCCTCGAAGATCTGCCAGCCGTACTGCTTACCGGAATCCCGCGCAAGAAGGCAGAGTTGCTCTCTGCTCAGCTTGCAATCCACGACGCGGCGGCGGAATTTCACCCGTTGAGTTAG
- a CDS encoding bifunctional nuclease family protein, translating into MADEREPSDDQGDFSEPPPFFPVDFNEHVREPGSLGKLIQVQIDGVFASETNGQTTRFVLVTDGRRRLPIVIGPFEAQAISLPLDGAVPDRPMTHDLFKTIVDRVGGDVDRVVIDDLWNAIYYAKVYLKVSKDEFEIDARPSDAIAIAVRFDAPIYVAEGILDMAIED; encoded by the coding sequence ATGGCCGACGAGCGCGAACCGTCTGACGATCAAGGCGATTTCTCTGAGCCACCGCCATTCTTTCCGGTCGACTTCAATGAGCATGTCCGGGAGCCAGGCTCCTTGGGCAAACTCATTCAGGTGCAGATCGACGGCGTTTTTGCCTCAGAGACAAACGGTCAGACCACGCGATTTGTCTTGGTCACCGACGGACGTCGGCGCTTGCCTATCGTGATCGGCCCGTTTGAAGCGCAGGCGATCAGCCTTCCACTTGATGGCGCCGTTCCAGACCGCCCGATGACGCACGATCTTTTTAAGACGATCGTTGATCGAGTTGGTGGAGATGTTGACCGGGTGGTGATCGATGACCTTTGGAATGCCATCTACTACGCAAAGGTTTATTTGAAGGTGAGTAAAGATGAGTTTGAGATCGATGCCCGCCCGTCCGATGCCATCGCAATCGCCGTCCGCTTCGACGCACCAATTTATGTTGCCGAAGGGATCCTCGATATGGCGATCGAGGATTGA
- a CDS encoding GNAT family N-acetyltransferase translates to MAWQGQKIQLVPLDYEKHFENCLRWINDPEITEYLAHPEHPMTRLAEKNWFDAVCAGRDNDIMFAIETLDGRHIGNSGLHQISHMHKTAVTGTLIGEREEWGRGYGTDAARTRARYAFDVLGLRMLMSEFFVGNIGSEKMQAKVGYVQAGVIPARYWRRGRYMDAVQTYLTKEAFEEALGRAN, encoded by the coding sequence ATGGCTTGGCAAGGTCAAAAAATCCAGCTCGTCCCTCTGGACTATGAAAAGCACTTTGAGAACTGTCTCCGTTGGATCAACGATCCGGAGATCACCGAGTACTTGGCTCATCCCGAGCACCCCATGACGCGCCTTGCCGAGAAGAACTGGTTCGACGCCGTATGCGCCGGAAGGGATAACGACATCATGTTCGCCATCGAGACGCTTGACGGGCGGCACATCGGCAACAGTGGACTGCATCAGATCAGCCACATGCACAAGACTGCCGTTACAGGAACGCTTATTGGCGAGCGGGAAGAGTGGGGAAGGGGATACGGAACGGATGCCGCCCGAACTCGTGCCCGCTATGCATTTGACGTGTTGGGGTTGCGAATGCTGATGTCTGAGTTTTTCGTTGGAAATATCGGGTCAGAGAAGATGCAGGCGAAGGTCGGCTATGTGCAGGCAGGGGTGATTCCGGCGCGATATTGGCGACGGGGAAGGTATATGGATGCCGTTCAGACCTACCTGACCAAGGAAGCGTTTGAGGAAGCCCTAGGGCGAGCAAACTGA